Proteins encoded in a region of the Vibrio sp. CB1-14 genome:
- a CDS encoding ISAs1 family transposase, whose protein sequence is MTWVGQFYFGDNVDKWVNFKLALTVASIRQESAVATEQDVSIRYYICSKELEAQTLLEATRSHWDVEVMHWSLDTAFCEDNSRIRADDRAEAFARIRQMCLNLLKSETTFKGGIKRKRMNCAMDENYLSKVLESLT, encoded by the coding sequence ATTACGTGGGTGGGTCAGTTTTACTTCGGCGATAACGTCGATAAGTGGGTCAATTTTAAACTGGCGTTGACAGTGGCTTCAATTCGACAGGAATCGGCAGTAGCAACAGAGCAAGATGTGAGTATTCGATACTACATATGCTCTAAAGAATTAGAAGCTCAAACGTTACTTGAAGCGACGCGTTCTCACTGGGATGTAGAGGTCATGCATTGGTCGCTTGATACTGCATTTTGTGAGGACAACTCTCGTATTAGAGCAGACGATCGAGCAGAGGCTTTTGCAAGGATCAGGCAGATGTGTTTGAACCTATTAAAGAGCGAAACCACGTTTAAAGGTGGTATCAAACGTAAACGGATGAACTGCGCAATGGACGAAAACTACCTAAGTAAGGTTCTTGAAAGCCTTACGTGA
- the galU gene encoding UTP--glucose-1-phosphate uridylyltransferase GalU, whose amino-acid sequence MIKKCLFPAAGYGTRFLPATKSMPKEMMPVVNKPLIEYGVEEAIDAGMESMCIVTGRGKHTLMDHFDKNYELEHQIEGTNKEALLVDIRRLIDSANYTYIRQREMKGLGHAILTGKELVGDEPFAVVLADDLCVNPQGDGVLQQMVGLYNQFRCSIVAVQEVPKDHAHKYGVIAGDAIRDDLLRVTDMVEKPAPGTEPSNLAIIGRYILTPDIFELIENTEPGKGGEIQITDALLKQAQQGCVIAYKFKGERFDCGSVEGYIEATNYCFDNLYLASQKTELQQQPTEKVAAVDKDELEPA is encoded by the coding sequence ATGATAAAAAAATGTTTATTCCCCGCCGCTGGCTACGGCACTCGCTTTCTACCTGCCACAAAATCCATGCCTAAAGAAATGATGCCAGTGGTCAACAAACCACTCATTGAGTATGGGGTGGAAGAGGCGATAGATGCAGGCATGGAAAGTATGTGTATTGTCACCGGTCGTGGCAAACACACCTTAATGGATCACTTTGATAAAAATTACGAATTGGAACATCAAATTGAGGGCACGAATAAAGAAGCCCTGTTGGTCGATATTCGTCGTTTGATCGATTCGGCCAACTACACCTATATCCGTCAGCGTGAGATGAAAGGCTTAGGTCACGCTATTTTGACGGGTAAAGAACTTGTTGGTGATGAACCTTTTGCTGTCGTTCTTGCCGATGATCTTTGTGTCAACCCGCAAGGTGATGGCGTGTTGCAACAAATGGTTGGCCTGTACAACCAATTCCGCTGCTCCATTGTTGCTGTACAAGAGGTACCGAAGGATCATGCTCACAAATATGGCGTGATTGCTGGCGATGCCATTCGTGATGACTTACTTCGTGTCACCGATATGGTTGAAAAACCAGCACCAGGTACGGAGCCAAGCAACTTAGCCATTATTGGCCGCTACATTTTGACACCTGATATCTTCGAGCTTATAGAAAACACTGAGCCAGGCAAAGGCGGTGAGATTCAAATCACCGACGCTCTGTTAAAACAAGCGCAGCAAGGCTGTGTCATCGCCTATAAGTTTAAAGGTGAGCGCTTTGATTGTGGTTCAGTCGAGGGCTATATCGAGGCAACGAACTACTGCTTCGACAATCTCTACCTAGCCAGCCAAAAAACAGAACTGCAACAGCAGCCAACTGAAAAAGTTGCGGCTGTTGATAAAGATGAGCTCGAACCTGCGTAG
- a CDS encoding glycosyltransferase family 2 protein, with the protein MIVIPMAGLSSRFFKAGYKLPKYMLDAYGESLFDHSVKSFQQYFSSEKFVFIVRDVYGTPEFVKQRVIALDIQDYDIVVLNTETRGQAETVSLGLANYRSSNEPITIFNIDTFRPNFIHPELSKLGDGYLEVFRGEGTNWSFVRPINENSTQVDLTTEKNPISDLCCTGLYHFSNAQDFFSAYDYYLSLPKDKWEKGELYIAPLYNYLISTTALVHYHEIPLEDVIFCGTPDEYTQFLQSK; encoded by the coding sequence ATGATTGTTATTCCAATGGCGGGTTTGAGCTCTCGCTTCTTTAAAGCAGGTTATAAACTCCCTAAGTATATGTTGGATGCCTATGGTGAAAGCTTATTTGACCATTCAGTGAAAAGTTTTCAACAGTATTTTAGTTCTGAAAAATTTGTTTTTATTGTTAGGGATGTATACGGCACTCCTGAATTTGTTAAGCAAAGAGTGATTGCTTTAGACATACAAGATTATGATATTGTTGTTTTGAATACAGAAACCAGAGGACAAGCAGAAACTGTCTCGCTAGGCTTAGCTAATTATCGCAGTAGTAATGAACCCATTACTATTTTCAACATTGATACTTTTAGGCCAAACTTTATTCACCCAGAACTCAGTAAGTTAGGCGACGGTTATTTAGAGGTTTTTCGTGGCGAAGGTACTAACTGGTCGTTTGTTCGCCCAATCAATGAAAATAGCACTCAGGTTGACCTGACTACTGAAAAAAATCCAATTTCGGATCTATGTTGCACAGGGCTATATCATTTTAGTAATGCTCAAGATTTTTTCTCTGCATACGACTATTATTTATCGCTACCGAAAGACAAATGGGAGAAGGGGGAGTTATATATAGCTCCTCTGTATAATTATTTGATCTCTACTACGGCTCTTGTTCATTACCATGAAATACCTTTAGAAGATGTCATCTTTTGTGGGACTCCTGATGAGTACACTCAGTTTTTGCAGTCTAAGTAG
- the istA gene encoding IS21 family transposase, producing MINQEQLVEIHVLHQQGCSIRRIAKDLGISRNTVRNYLRDKSKAPVYPERQSRPTKLQPYHDYLRTRIDAAKPYWIPATVLLRELKALGYDGGITMLKEHIKQYKPSTPVDPVVRFETKPGEQMQVDFTTITHYGVRVKAFVATLGYSRATFVRFCERERQEDWVEGLEEAFEYFGGVPKEVLFDNAKAIMIERDAYGEGEHRWNPMLLTAAKKYNFKPRACRPYRAKTKGKVERFNSYLKSSFVTPLAATLKQHGLKVTVDVLNGHIGAWLETVAHQRFHGTTGTKPQVLLDEERFTLQPLPSPTRPMIPLTMSDNVMPVESFQHPLSTYDALLEVRV from the coding sequence ATGATCAATCAGGAGCAACTAGTGGAAATACACGTTTTACATCAACAAGGGTGCAGCATCCGCCGTATCGCCAAGGATTTGGGTATCTCAAGGAATACCGTTCGTAATTATCTTCGTGATAAAAGCAAAGCCCCCGTATATCCCGAGCGTCAGTCGCGACCAACTAAACTTCAGCCATACCATGACTACTTGCGTACTCGCATTGACGCAGCAAAACCGTATTGGATACCAGCAACTGTACTACTTCGTGAATTAAAAGCGCTTGGCTATGATGGTGGTATAACGATGCTCAAGGAGCACATCAAACAATACAAACCTAGTACGCCAGTCGACCCCGTGGTTCGATTCGAGACAAAGCCAGGTGAACAGATGCAAGTCGACTTTACTACCATCACTCATTACGGGGTGCGTGTTAAAGCCTTCGTTGCAACGCTTGGTTATAGCAGAGCGACCTTCGTTCGCTTTTGTGAGCGAGAGCGACAAGAAGACTGGGTGGAAGGTCTTGAAGAAGCGTTTGAATACTTCGGTGGCGTACCCAAAGAAGTTCTCTTCGATAATGCAAAAGCCATCATGATAGAACGAGATGCTTACGGTGAAGGTGAACACCGATGGAATCCTATGTTGCTCACTGCCGCCAAGAAGTACAACTTCAAACCAAGAGCTTGCCGCCCTTATCGCGCAAAGACCAAAGGGAAAGTAGAGCGATTTAACTCTTACTTGAAAAGTAGCTTCGTCACTCCGCTTGCAGCGACACTCAAACAACACGGACTTAAAGTCACCGTTGATGTTCTTAATGGACATATCGGCGCGTGGTTAGAAACCGTCGCTCACCAACGGTTCCACGGTACGACGGGTACAAAGCCTCAAGTTCTCTTAGATGAAGAGCGCTTTACACTTCAACCTCTCCCGTCACCGACACGGCCAATGATACCGCTAACAATGAGTGATAATGTCATGCCAGTTGAGAGCTTCCAACACCCACTCTCAACCTATGACGCGCTGTTGGAGGTACGAGTATGA
- a CDS encoding phosphotransferase, whose amino-acid sequence MFLIMSGAYIGQELQSEFGRIPPSFLPLGNKRLFQHQIKLAPPNTKVYLTVPESYVISDTDLTLLAESKVEVLALPDSLKLGESLIAALNLSEHDFNKPLHLLFGDTLFSKLPEGYNFASLSRVEENYHWAIATEDNNHWLQQAQGELEINGSQVINGYFKFSQPRTLLRALSKSNWDFLNGLNQYRQMTDFTSQLSVDWLDFGHVNTYYSSKVNFTTQRAFNNLSITSSWVEKSSIKDIKIAAESNWFAKLPFSLRQYIPQYLGEAHCNGRTSYRLEYLHNTALNELYVFSELPQKVWKRILNESADFLVACREEKAPTSAPYSTLSELFDNKTSQRLDEYCNSRGYSLDQKWHYENESISLNEILSLSNQNLPIDDSEPTLLHGDFCFSNVLYDFRANRIKVIDPRGLTPDGQLSAYGHIYYDIAKLSHSVIGLYDWIIAGYYQVDISNQSISLSIDSNKKEHAIQSYFIHLMHEKFGISEKNIMAMQIQLFLSMLPLHSDDLKRQDAFFANAFRLYMKLKKLK is encoded by the coding sequence ATGTTTTTAATTATGTCAGGTGCCTATATAGGCCAAGAACTTCAATCTGAATTTGGGCGCATCCCACCCAGTTTTTTACCTCTAGGGAATAAACGGCTCTTTCAGCATCAAATCAAACTTGCTCCACCTAATACAAAGGTTTATCTTACTGTTCCCGAAAGTTATGTTATTTCTGATACCGACCTTACTTTATTGGCTGAAAGCAAAGTTGAAGTCTTAGCTTTACCAGATAGCTTAAAACTAGGTGAATCATTAATTGCTGCATTGAATTTGTCTGAGCATGATTTTAACAAGCCATTACACCTGTTATTTGGGGATACATTGTTTAGCAAGTTGCCTGAAGGTTATAACTTTGCTTCACTTTCAAGGGTTGAAGAGAACTATCATTGGGCTATTGCAACAGAAGACAATAATCATTGGTTACAACAAGCCCAAGGTGAGTTAGAGATTAACGGTAGCCAAGTTATTAATGGCTACTTTAAATTTTCTCAACCTCGCACCTTATTAAGAGCACTAAGCAAATCTAATTGGGATTTTCTAAATGGTCTAAATCAATATAGACAGATGACCGACTTTACGAGTCAACTATCTGTTGATTGGTTGGATTTTGGGCATGTTAATACCTATTATTCATCAAAAGTGAATTTTACAACGCAGCGTGCCTTTAATAATTTGTCGATCACCTCATCTTGGGTAGAAAAGTCGAGTATTAAAGATATTAAAATTGCAGCAGAGTCGAACTGGTTTGCTAAGTTACCTTTTTCTTTACGTCAATATATACCCCAATATTTAGGTGAAGCGCATTGTAATGGTCGTACAAGCTACCGACTAGAATATCTGCATAATACTGCGTTAAATGAACTCTATGTTTTTTCTGAATTGCCGCAGAAAGTCTGGAAGCGTATTTTGAATGAAAGTGCTGACTTTCTTGTCGCATGTCGAGAAGAAAAAGCACCCACTTCAGCGCCATATAGTACGCTATCCGAGTTGTTTGATAATAAAACCAGCCAACGATTGGATGAGTATTGTAATTCAAGGGGCTATTCACTTGATCAAAAATGGCATTATGAAAACGAAAGTATTTCATTAAATGAAATACTTTCACTATCCAATCAAAACCTTCCTATAGATGACAGTGAACCCACGTTATTACACGGCGATTTTTGTTTTAGTAATGTTTTGTATGATTTTCGGGCTAACAGAATTAAAGTGATTGACCCTCGTGGTCTAACCCCCGATGGTCAGTTATCCGCTTATGGTCATATATATTATGATATCGCTAAGTTATCACACTCTGTAATTGGCTTATATGACTGGATTATAGCGGGTTATTATCAAGTTGACATTAGCAATCAAAGTATATCGCTCTCGATTGATAGTAATAAAAAAGAGCATGCTATTCAGTCGTATTTTATTCATTTAATGCATGAGAAGTTTGGGATTTCTGAGAAAAATATCATGGCGATGCAAATACAACTATTTTTGTCTATGTTGCCACTGCACAGCGATGATTTAAAACGTCAGGATGCTTTTTTTGCAAATGCGTTCCGCCTTTATATGAAATTAAAAAAATTAAAATAG
- a CDS encoding ISAs1 family transposase, with product MSELTNPFMHFQIIKDYRQESKVEHKLSDIILLTICGVLSGHDGWDGIIDFGNARLDFLKRYGHFEAGIPSADTLSRVMGMINPVALQRSFIAWMKDRHTLTDGEVIAIDGKTLRGSYDRSKGKGTIHMVNAFATANGMSIGQQKVDSKSNEITAIPKLLDLLDVKGCLITIDAMGCQKKIAQKILDKEADYLLAVKGNQGMLEQAFNDYFRMDMLQDFDGSSYSTQEKSHGRIETRVALVNRDLSVLGDIEHEWPELKTMGIVASIRQESAVATEQDMSIRYYICSKELEAQTLLEATRSHWGVEVMHWSLDTAFCEDNSRIRADDRAEAFARIRQMCLNLLKSETTFKGGIKRKRMNCAMDENYLSKVLESLT from the coding sequence ATGAGCGAGTTAACCAACCCATTTATGCACTTCCAAATCATTAAAGACTATCGACAAGAAAGCAAAGTAGAGCACAAATTATCAGACATTATTTTGCTGACAATTTGTGGTGTTTTGTCGGGTCACGATGGCTGGGATGGCATTATTGATTTTGGTAATGCTCGCTTAGATTTCCTTAAACGATATGGTCACTTTGAAGCTGGAATTCCTTCTGCGGATACGTTGTCTCGTGTGATGGGTATGATTAATCCTGTAGCGTTGCAAAGAAGCTTCATCGCCTGGATGAAGGACCGCCATACACTGACGGATGGTGAAGTCATTGCCATCGACGGTAAAACATTACGCGGCTCTTATGACCGCTCGAAAGGCAAAGGAACGATCCATATGGTGAACGCTTTTGCTACTGCAAATGGAATGAGCATTGGGCAACAGAAGGTTGATTCTAAGAGTAACGAGATTACCGCGATCCCCAAGCTACTTGACTTGCTAGATGTAAAAGGCTGCTTGATTACTATTGATGCGATGGGGTGCCAAAAGAAAATAGCACAGAAAATCCTCGATAAAGAAGCGGATTATTTACTGGCAGTTAAAGGCAATCAGGGAATGCTTGAGCAAGCCTTTAATGATTATTTTCGAATGGACATGCTTCAAGACTTCGATGGCAGTTCTTACAGTACTCAAGAAAAAAGTCACGGAAGAATAGAAACGAGAGTGGCTTTAGTGAATCGCGATTTGTCGGTTTTGGGTGATATTGAACATGAATGGCCTGAGTTAAAAACGATGGGCATCGTGGCTTCAATTCGACAAGAATCGGCAGTAGCAACAGAGCAAGATATGAGTATTCGATACTACATATGCTCTAAAGAACTAGAAGCTCAAACGTTACTTGAAGCGACGCGTTCTCACTGGGGTGTAGAGGTCATGCATTGGTCGCTGGATACTGCATTTTGTGAGGACAACTCTCGTATTAGAGCGGACGATCGAGCAGAGGCTTTTGCAAGGATCAGGCAGATGTGTTTGAACCTATTAAAGAGCGAAACCACCTTTAAAGGTGGTATTAAACGTAAGCGCATGAACTGCGCAATGGACGAAAACTACCTAAGTAAGGTTCTTGAAAGCCTTACGTGA
- a CDS encoding FG-GAP repeat protein: MKKSRRLFDHRYFVLLLIFTFIALLSSQVNAQQSAYWELKSNETADYLFNDWVTLDNPIRDNTTSDSFGSDIAFQGDWLLVGDPDSNEAGQVFIYNLSSGEPQLETVLQPSDGEMGDKFGYYVTAQDDVIAVFSACGSKHYGGCVYLYTKQADNSYREQRLQGTGSFGSRWDFGRSVAIQGSKVAIGAPYAGTETDKAVIEHGKVFVYEADVSGHYALKQTILPNLLEDKLRFGASLSFSQDGLLIGSPGAETYGRLSGDIYFFTRNSDGIFEERDSEGQLDFSNYKLYRYGENVKSREGSVYSTGVTSSEINRRIDDIVALTHKNIPSVSLISTAFVDFVNPTISVSNAFTVANENTLIALSTGESETFPPYYNCWVNACGDHLYIHEITHDKGEKIQERRFRLGGEQFYRSANVSASEGKVLTNNSGDILALSVTDFGLINFDGSDIEGESKYTGRVFLYRRGKTLSNNDYLSFSLSENTQLPHYLKPYYEKQTQGSITLTGEDARFFTVDANGKIEFKSSPDFENPLDSNGDNTYRLSAIVVSADQAASSTVHLFIDVNEVPDNDLDGLEDNLDLDDDNDGVPDLVEIAQGTDEKDINSYLDTDKDTVPDFFEDGTYGNNRLAPDAIDSDSDGVSDYIEAFSGVNDKPVWSYVEDNALNRGQALRQVLSHQTFDDRFSQTGEITKDSGLIYVPDPAYNVVHVYDSEVLPYEKIATLRPSDLAWDDDADIDFGSSIASDNGTIVVGAYSDSENGTSAGAIYIYNHLGGGQYSETKLLATDGGSEDFFGRSVDIDNGVIVVGANYCAIEGQRVGCAYVYTPNSTGTGYSETKLIGSGATAYAGFGFNVAIDKQTIVVSAAADDSVYEDSGSVYVYTMQDDGRISEQKLIPNDPEYRGDFGSDVDVSEGVIVVGLREDRNLNTIISGGNIGKVYVYKKGSDSQYHQTNTLYENNLKTFTMDSMFGAQVKIDNGVIYSGFYQDDHQALNVKGIYRFYLTDLGGYQREQLSITTPDDYIRVQNHKLTGFYADATSVYMAADYQFVIADNGNTSTIDPFGTITEFRLDSQISAEQAVSITLEEHNTLTSLFNAFDPDGDDLTVSLAGKDAEHFTYHAGLLQFTHQPVVADPQDFGKDNTYDLSLSVTDGELTSTINIAVTVIENWDVDGDGIDNYSDNDNDNDGVIDANDPFPLDPNEWADTDGDGIGNNTDVDDDNDGINDQLEQQYGLNPLDPDDALSDLDSDGISNLEEIVVGTDPRLADTDGDGVSDYDEIVNRTDPLDPSDSAQSAIKYWVWQDINGDYAAEMIALKSDDLPRVKVDILAVPAMNSVVSKTLDMDLLWAELHSVGDLNGDGVDEVGVFGFIESENRYSLVALDTTNQLTLVRRFNWPASVAKGQLKNLPDLNGDGVSELALFGQHKLNKTNQLLVKDGLTGQSIRTFKWVNNWNQLDIVTLGDRNDDGAPEIALFGIHKRTEKGQLFVLDGQSGSKQEVYNWSKTLANGALFRPGDVNSDGNDDIGLFSQRTDDNRYQLFVKHGDTKAGRAASITWPNTIENGQIFSVADRTFDGVNEVGLFGLSGSGDNARYKVWINSGADNQRITNLTWPNHWHDVVVRQVGDYDQDGVRDIGLFGYNRLTGDYEISVKSASSRLELGVVTLGQEVEQLTVEFTDTNGDGRDDMALAWQDGVTQKRNLVVIEAATLALMLVNVAL, translated from the coding sequence ATGAAGAAGAGCAGACGCTTATTTGATCATAGATATTTCGTGTTACTGCTTATTTTCACTTTCATTGCGCTGCTGTCGAGTCAAGTTAATGCTCAGCAATCTGCTTATTGGGAGCTTAAAAGCAATGAGACTGCCGACTATCTATTTAACGATTGGGTCACCCTCGACAATCCGATACGGGATAACACCACCAGTGATTCCTTTGGCTCAGATATCGCCTTTCAAGGGGATTGGCTATTGGTAGGAGACCCTGATTCAAATGAAGCGGGACAAGTCTTTATTTACAACCTGAGCAGTGGAGAGCCCCAGCTTGAGACTGTGCTTCAGCCAAGTGATGGAGAAATGGGTGATAAGTTTGGCTACTATGTGACTGCCCAAGACGATGTCATTGCGGTCTTCAGTGCTTGTGGTAGTAAACACTATGGAGGTTGCGTCTACCTTTACACTAAGCAAGCGGACAACAGCTACCGAGAGCAGCGACTTCAAGGTACAGGGTCTTTTGGGAGTCGTTGGGACTTTGGGCGCTCAGTGGCTATTCAAGGAAGTAAGGTAGCTATTGGTGCTCCCTATGCCGGAACCGAGACAGATAAGGCTGTAATCGAACATGGGAAGGTCTTTGTATACGAGGCAGATGTTAGCGGTCACTATGCGCTAAAACAGACAATATTACCCAACCTGTTAGAGGATAAACTTCGCTTTGGAGCATCCTTATCTTTTAGCCAAGATGGCTTGCTGATTGGCTCACCGGGTGCAGAGACATATGGGCGACTCTCAGGGGATATTTATTTTTTTACTAGAAACAGCGATGGTATCTTCGAAGAGCGTGATTCTGAAGGCCAACTAGATTTCTCAAATTATAAGCTATATCGCTATGGCGAAAATGTTAAGTCGCGCGAAGGTAGCGTTTACTCCACAGGTGTCACGAGTTCGGAGATCAACCGACGCATCGATGATATAGTCGCATTAACTCACAAGAATATCCCCTCCGTGAGTCTTATATCCACCGCCTTTGTTGACTTTGTAAATCCTACTATCTCAGTAAGCAATGCCTTCACCGTGGCTAATGAAAACACATTAATTGCACTTTCTACAGGCGAGTCAGAAACCTTTCCGCCTTACTACAATTGTTGGGTCAACGCCTGTGGAGACCACCTTTACATTCATGAGATTACGCATGACAAAGGGGAAAAAATACAGGAACGTCGATTCCGATTAGGCGGAGAACAATTCTATCGGTCGGCAAACGTGTCTGCATCTGAGGGTAAGGTACTGACCAATAATAGTGGCGATATTCTTGCTTTGAGTGTCACCGACTTTGGGCTGATTAACTTCGATGGATCTGACATAGAGGGTGAATCGAAGTACACAGGAAGAGTGTTTCTCTACCGCCGAGGCAAGACACTGAGTAATAACGACTACCTCTCTTTTTCATTGAGTGAAAATACGCAGCTTCCGCACTACCTAAAACCCTATTATGAAAAACAGACACAGGGCTCAATAACATTAACGGGTGAAGATGCACGTTTCTTCACGGTGGATGCTAATGGCAAGATTGAGTTTAAATCTTCCCCTGACTTTGAGAACCCGCTAGATTCCAATGGTGACAACACTTATCGATTGTCGGCAATCGTAGTTTCCGCCGATCAGGCTGCGTCTTCTACCGTTCACCTTTTTATCGACGTTAACGAGGTGCCGGACAATGATCTCGATGGTCTAGAAGATAATTTAGATCTTGATGACGATAATGATGGCGTCCCCGATCTTGTTGAAATAGCGCAGGGAACGGATGAAAAGGATATAAACAGCTATCTCGATACCGACAAAGATACGGTGCCGGACTTCTTTGAAGATGGTACGTACGGCAATAATAGACTTGCCCCCGATGCCATAGACTCAGATTCTGATGGAGTGAGTGACTATATTGAGGCATTTAGTGGTGTTAATGACAAACCAGTATGGTCTTATGTAGAAGATAACGCCTTGAATCGCGGCCAAGCGTTACGCCAAGTATTGAGTCATCAGACCTTTGACGACAGATTTTCTCAAACGGGAGAGATCACGAAAGATTCGGGATTGATCTATGTACCAGATCCTGCTTATAACGTGGTACACGTCTATGATAGCGAGGTGCTGCCATATGAAAAAATTGCAACGCTTCGTCCTTCAGACTTAGCTTGGGATGATGACGCGGATATTGACTTTGGAAGCTCGATAGCGAGTGACAATGGCACCATAGTCGTCGGCGCCTACTCAGACTCTGAAAATGGCACCAGTGCAGGGGCCATCTATATATACAACCACTTGGGAGGCGGGCAATACAGCGAGACCAAACTTCTCGCTACGGATGGAGGAAGTGAAGACTTTTTTGGCCGCTCTGTGGATATTGACAATGGCGTGATTGTTGTCGGCGCCAACTATTGTGCGATTGAAGGGCAAAGAGTTGGCTGCGCGTATGTTTATACTCCAAACAGCACAGGAACTGGCTACAGTGAAACCAAGCTAATAGGAAGCGGAGCGACCGCTTATGCTGGTTTTGGCTTTAATGTTGCCATCGATAAACAGACCATAGTCGTAAGCGCTGCCGCAGATGACAGCGTTTATGAAGACTCGGGAAGTGTGTATGTTTATACCATGCAGGATGATGGACGTATCAGTGAGCAAAAACTCATCCCGAACGACCCTGAATATCGCGGTGATTTTGGGTCGGATGTGGATGTTTCTGAAGGCGTAATAGTGGTTGGGCTGAGAGAAGACAGGAACCTAAATACGATAATCAGTGGCGGCAATATCGGGAAAGTGTACGTTTATAAAAAAGGAAGCGACAGCCAGTATCACCAAACCAATACTCTTTATGAGAATAATCTTAAAACCTTCACTATGGACTCTATGTTTGGCGCTCAGGTAAAAATCGACAATGGGGTTATTTACTCCGGTTTTTATCAAGACGACCATCAAGCCTTAAATGTGAAAGGGATCTATCGATTCTATTTAACCGACCTAGGTGGCTACCAAAGAGAGCAGCTCTCCATAACCACGCCGGATGATTATATTAGAGTACAAAATCATAAACTCACCGGGTTTTATGCCGATGCAACCTCCGTTTATATGGCCGCTGACTATCAATTTGTCATTGCTGATAATGGCAATACCTCAACAATCGATCCCTTTGGTACGATCACTGAATTTAGATTAGACAGCCAAATCTCAGCAGAGCAGGCAGTGTCGATAACTCTTGAAGAGCACAATACGCTCACGTCACTCTTCAACGCCTTTGACCCTGATGGTGATGACCTAACGGTGTCTTTGGCGGGTAAAGATGCCGAGCATTTCACTTATCACGCAGGATTACTGCAATTTACTCACCAACCTGTAGTTGCTGATCCTCAAGACTTTGGCAAAGACAATACCTATGATTTATCGTTATCGGTCACCGATGGCGAGCTAACGAGCACGATAAACATAGCCGTAACCGTAATAGAAAACTGGGATGTAGACGGTGACGGGATAGATAATTACTCCGATAACGATAATGATAACGATGGTGTAATAGATGCTAACGATCCATTTCCACTGGATCCGAATGAATGGGCAGATACCGATGGCGATGGAATAGGGAACAATACCGATGTTGATGATGATAACGACGGCATCAATGACCAGTTAGAGCAGCAATATGGGCTAAACCCGCTTGATCCAGATGATGCGCTCAGTGATTTAGATTCGGATGGTATTTCTAACTTAGAGGAGATTGTTGTTGGGACCGACCCTCGACTCGCAGACACTGATGGCGATGGCGTCTCTGACTACGATGAAATTGTCAATAGAACAGATCCGTTAGATCCAAGCGATAGCGCCCAATCCGCCATCAAATATTGGGTTTGGCAAGATATCAACGGTGACTACGCCGCAGAAATGATCGCGTTAAAATCCGATGACTTACCGCGAGTGAAGGTTGATATATTAGCGGTTCCAGCCATGAACAGCGTGGTAAGCAAAACCTTAGACATGGATCTTCTCTGGGCTGAGTTACACAGCGTTGGGGATTTGAATGGCGATGGTGTAGATGAAGTTGGAGTGTTTGGTTTTATCGAATCCGAAAACCGATACTCATTAGTCGCTTTGGACACGACCAATCAATTAACCCTTGTTCGACGTTTCAATTGGCCAGCTTCTGTTGCTAAGGGGCAACTAAAAAACCTCCCGGATCTTAACGGAGACGGAGTAAGTGAACTTGCCTTGTTCGGCCAGCACAAACTCAACAAGACCAATCAATTGCTTGTCAAAGATGGCTTAACCGGACAGTCTATTCGCACATTTAAGTGGGTGAACAATTGGAACCAGTTAGATATTGTGACCTTGGGCGACAGAAATGACGATGGAGCGCCAGAGATAGCGCTGTTTGGTATCCATAAGCGAACCGAAAAAGGGCAACTGTTTGTCTTGGATGGTCAGTCAGGCTCTAAACAAGAGGTGTACAACTGGAGTAAAACGCTCGCCAATGGCGCGCTGTTTCGTCCTGGAGACGTAAACAGTGATGGTAATGACGATATTGGGCTCTTCTCTCAACGCACAGACGACAACCGGTATCAGCTTTTTGTGAAACACGGCGATACAAAAGCAGGACGAGCGGCCTCTATTACGTGGCCCAACACCATAGAGAATGGACAGATCTTTTCTGTTGCAGATAGGACGTTTGATGGTGTTAATGAGGTAGGCTTATTCGGTTTGTCTGGCAGTGGTGATAATGCTCGCTATAAAGTGTGGATCAATAGCGGTGCAGACAACCAGCGCATTACTAACCTAACATGGCCAAACCATTGGCATGATGTAGTGGTAAGGCAAGTGGGGGACTATGACCAAGACGGAGTTCGTGATATTGGGTTGTTTGGTTATAACAGGCTCACGGGTGACTACGAGATATCGGTTAAGTCTGCAAGCAGTCGCTTAGAGCTAGGCGTAGTGACGTTAGGGCAAGAGGTAGAACAACTTACGGTCGAATTTACCGATACAAACGGTGATGGCAGGGATGATATGGCACTCGCTTGGCAAGATGGTGTTACTCAGAAGCGAAACTTGGTTGTGATTGAGGCAGCAACGTTGGCTTTAATGCTCGTGAATGTCGCGCTGTAG